AGATTTCTATTCTCTAATCACAAATTTTATTATATAAAAAAAGGAGCCGCTCAGGGCTCCTTTGTTAAATAAAAGAATGTACGAATTATTCGCTAGAGCTATCATTATCTGCCCAATCACCCGCTTCATCATCTCCAAGATCTCTGTAGTCATTACCGAGTCCGTCATCATCAAACATTCTAATCACCTCCTTTTACAGTTTTATGGTTTGTTGAATTTTAACATACAAACACAATTTGTCAAGACTCTCTTAATTTTCCAAAGTTTTTTCTCTTTTTTTTAATAATTTAAAAGTTACCCAACCAATGAGAATAATTTACTCTTTCAACTCTTAGCAAAAAACTAACAACTTCTTCTATTATCTAATATCCATGGTCTAGTCTTTTAAAAAATATCCGAATTACTTGATCACTTAACATCTAATATCTTCCGCTAGAGACGGATCTCCCGCAGGGTGACAATCTCTAGATCCCTTAATCTCTCAATCAACTCAATTAATTACAATTAACTTAAATTAACTCAACCCCTAAACTGCCACACCTGCTCCCCTTCCTGGGTGTCCCTCACTTCAATCCCGCTGTTTTTTAATAAACCCTGAACCTTTTAAAATCAAGGCGCCAACCCTGTTCGCGAATGGCTAAATTCAGATTCTGGCTGTCAATAAAAGCGTAATTATTTATATTTTTTTTATTATTAATGACTTATTTAATACTTGACATGGTGGATAAGCTATGATAGAATAAATTTAGAAGTAAATCCTCTTGTGTTGGGATACCGTAAGGCGTCCCGTTAAAGCAAGGGGTTTTCTGTTTATGGGAACAAGAGATTCTCCCCAATAATTTTATTCTTAATTATCTCATAAAATTCATAATCATTGCTCTCATATTTTCGAAATATGGCCCAAGAGATAAAATCAACCGCCTGAAGGCATTTTTCTGTATGAGAGGGTTTTATTTTAATATCAAATTGCTTATTTTCCCATTTGGCCAAACTTTTACGCAAATCATCAAGAAAATTCTTTTTTAAGAATTTATTGGTTTCTTTCTGGTCAATATAAATATTAATCTGGCGATTCTCCGGCAGTACTTTTTTCTTATTCAGCCGATCAAGTAGAATATTAGCCGTGTAATTATAAAGGTAATTTTTTTGATTTTGCAGATCAATATGAACTTTCTTTTTATTTAATATAATAGAGAGAACATTAAGATCATATATTTCAGATAAATTCCGTAAAACACGCTTTTTGGTCATTGAATCTGAATGATAGGCGTGTAATTCACCCACTCTCTTATATTTCTTTTTTAAGCCCCGGTGAACTTTTTTTACGCATTTCTCAACAGACCGGTGATAATTAGTAATAACCATAGTTATTATAAACCAGTCACTAGACCGTTTACTAAATCCTAAATCACCGCTTTCATCAAGAAAAATACGGGTCATAGTATTTACTTATTTTATTATCTATCATAGAGGATATGCCTGTTAAGCCTTTTTTTCAACCAGTAAAAAAGCGACCCCGACTGGGCCGCCCAAAATTTGTCTACTTAAAGCTTATCAAACTAATCGGTTTTGTCAATAGATGTGTTTTTTTGGGTTGGAGATTTGTGATTGGAGATTCAGAGCCGATAAAGTTATGCTTTAGTTTTTGGTGGTTGGGCTTAGAATAAAAAGCCATTGACTCAGCCTAATAACCAAACTAGCGGCTCAGCCCATAACCTTTTCTTTAATGCTAATAGGTTTTAGGCTTAGCGGCGGGTAAGGTTTTTCGTTATAGTTATGGTCTATTTTTTCTAAATCCCAAAAATTAAAGCTCAAAATTCAAAACAAATACAAATATCAAATAAAAAAACATAAGAAACTTTTTATTTTTAAGGATTAAATAATAATTTGAATTTTGAATTTTAATCATTTGATATTATTTTGAATTTTGCAATTGGTTATTTGAAATTAAAAAAAAGATGGCCTTCAAACCCAAAAACCACAACTTTACTCCTGTCCGCCCTTGTCTACCAAAAGGCAGGCTCTGGCGGAAGCCGCTATAACTATAACTATTTTAATAAAAGGGAGCCGTTTGATTGGCTCCCCTTCCCGTGTGGAAATAGCTATCTGGGTTGATATTCGATCTGTCTGGGATTCGGCCCGATATGCTCAGTAAAAAGTCTGATTACTTCTTCCGGGCAAAGTGTCGGACACCAGTAGATATCTACAACCTGTCCGCCAGTGATTATTTCAGCACCGTCCTTTTTTACTAGTGGTGGCCGCCCAGCATGATAGATAAACTTGACCTGGTCATATACGAATTCTCCCAATTTCTTGCTGCCATAACCCTTGGCTGTCTGTAAATCGAAGAATTCCAAATTATCCGGCTCTAATTCTTCTTCACGACAAATGGACAAGATAATCTTTCCGGCCGCGTTTATCGTGGAAGTGGGGGTCTCTGACAGACCGGTAAAGGTGCATTTTTCCGCTAAGATGACATAATCGACATAACCATTGGCTCTTGGAATCGCTCCCTCATACATAACTCTTTTCAACCGAGCCTTCATCTTTTCCTCCTTTTTGTCAAACCATAATTATCAAAATCAGAACAGGGTAACTTATCATAAAATATATATTAAGTCAATTTATGTTTATTAAAAAAGCGGTTCGCTCGGGCGAACCGCCATTTCTTTATAAAACAATATTTAAATATTGTTGATATAAAGGTGCTTAGCTTTACCGCGAATAACGATATAGATAACATATGAGCGCCAATAACTTTTATACATAACCGCCTGTCCTTTTTCATTAGTTGGCTGGCTTTTCCAGCGAAAACGTAATTTTGGCGATTCATAACTTTCATCTAATTCGAAACGAACCATATCTTGGCTAATCGTATAATTACAGCCATATTTAATATTTGCGTTATGCCAATAGAAATTATAGTTTTTTCTTTTTGGATCAAAAGTTAAAAATCCATTTTCTTTATCTCCACCTATTGGTAGCATTTGATGCTCACCAGCAAAAAAACTAGCCGAGAGAACTGTTTCTTTTTCATTTTCCAATATAGAAAAAATACCCCATAAAAAAAATACTAAACACGCCATAAATGCTAAAAAATATATAAATCCTATACCAACCAATTCAAGCCTCCTTTTGAAAAAAAATAAAAAGAACATTATTTTCTAATAATAGTTAATAACTTTAGCAAAATTTAAATTAATTGTCAACCAAAAATTTTTAATTTTAAATAAGCTTCTACTTTTTATAAATTCGTATAAAAAAACGGACTGTTGGTCTATCATCCAATGTCTAAGGTCTAGTCTTTTAAAAAAATATCGAAATGACTTGATCACTTAACATCTAATATCTTCCGCTAGAGACGGATCTCCCGAAGAATGACAATCTCTAGATCCCTTAATCACTCAATCAACTCAATTAACTATAATTAACTTAAATTAACTCAACCCCTAAACTGCCACACCTGCTCCCCTTCCTGGGTGTCCCTCACTTCAATACCTTTTAAAGCCATAAACACTTGATTTATTTTAATCAAATTTTCCTCTTCTAAATACCAGCTTCAGGGAAAGCTTTTAAGAATTGTTCTCTTAATTCTTTCAATTCTTCTAAGTATTTACCAATTTCTCCAGTGTTAGCCAAAACACTAGTAATAGCGGTGTAAGTTTCTTTAAAACCTTTTGGAGGCATATCGGATAGGCGTTCTGGATGTTCTAAATGTATTTTAATCCTAGCTAATGCTGACTCTACAATTTCGTTTTTAGCTTTGTCAATTTTAAATTTTTTAACATCGTCTGCTTCATCAGAATCTTCAATCTCTTTAACTTTTTTTCTAAATTCATCTATTTTTGCTACAAAATTAGGCTGTCCAGTTTCACTGCCATAATTTCCAGCAAAATCATGATAAAAATCTTTACCTTTTTCTCTATTAACGAGATCTAATTTATTGGTCATTTCTAGTGAAGAGCTTTCTGGGTTATTTTTTGCCATAAATAATTTCCTTTCTAATTTTAATTTTTAATTTAATTTTATATAATAATTAAAGTATAACATTTTTATGCTTACTTTAAAAAAATATCCGAATCACTTGATCACTTAACATCTAATATCTTTGGCCAGGCGGATCACCCGCCGGGTGACAATCTCTAGATCCCTTAATCACTCAATCAACTCAATTAACTATAATTAACTTAAATTAACTCAACCCCTAAACTGCCACACCTGTTCCCCTTCCTGGGTGTCCCTCACTTCAATACCTTTTTCCGCCAACTGATCTCTGATTTTATCAGATTCTTCAAAATTTCTCTTTTTCCTAGCCTGATCCCTTTTTTCTAAAAGTTCTTTTTCTTCACTTGATAATTTTCTTTTCTTGTCATGCCCCCAAAAAATAAAGCCCCAGATCTGATCAATTTCTTTAAGAAATTTAATAATTCTCTGACCCTCATTTTGGGAAATATTTTTATTATCAATTTCTTTATTTATTTTTTTTATAAAACGGAAAATAACTGCCATGGCTCTGGGCGTGTTCAAGTCATCGTCCATATACTTTTCAAAATCTTCTTTTATTTTATCCAGATATTTTCTTAAATCAAAATCTGATTTTGCCGCCGATAAATTATTTAAACGCTCGGTGAACTCATCAAATTTTTTCAAAGAATTTTTAGCTGATTTCATGGCTGTTTTGGTAAAAACTAAGGGCGTGCGGTAGTGGTTAGTTAAAACTAAATAACGGAAATCACGAGCCGAAAAACCCTGCTTTATGATTTCCTCTAAATTCAAAACATTGCCCAGGCTTTTGGACATTTTTTCTTGGCCCATCCGCAAATAAGAACGGTGCACCCAGTATTTAACAAACCTCTTACCAGTGGCCGCTTCGCTTTGGGCGATTTCATTAGAGTGATGAGGAAATTTCAAGTCAATAGCCCCGGTGTGAAGGTCAATCGAAGGCCCCAGGAGCGAGGTCGACATAGCCGAGCACTCAATATGCCAGCCCGGACGGCCTTTCCCGAGTTCGGTTTCCCAGAAAACATCGCCGTCTTGGGGTGACCAAGCCTTCCATAAGGCAAAATCAGCCACTTCTTTTTTATCATAATTATCATGCAAAACCCGGGCCCCGCTTTTTAGCTTTTGTTTTTTTAAATTTACTAATTGGCCGTAATTTTTAAATTTTTTGACTTTATAATAGATCGAGCCGTCATCGCCCTGATAAGCATAGTTCTTATCCAGCAGAGTTTTAACCATATCCACAATGGATCCGATAAATTCAGTGGCTTTGGGGTAATAGTCAGCCGGCTGCATATTCAAAGCTTTAATATCCTGAAAAAAAGCTTCAATAAAGGGTTGGGTATAGGTTTCTAAATTTACCCCCGCTTGCATCGAGCCTTTAATGGTTTTGTCATCAACATCGGTCAAATTCATAGCCTGGTTAACCTGATAACCAGAATAAATTAAATATCTTTTCAGTAAATCAGCGGCTAAAAAAGCCGACAAATTACCAATATGGGGCTTAGCATAGACCGTCGGACCGCAGCTGTACATAGTCACCTTTTTCTTTTTTAAGGGTTTAAAGTTTTCTTTTTTTCTGGATAATGAATTATAAAGTTTAAACATAAAATAGTATTTTAAATATCTAACCATTGGCCCGACTTGGCCGTGATATTGGCCGGCAGAGTGCCTTCAAAGTAAGAATAGCCATCAAAATATTTTAAGTCTTTAATAGCCAAGTTAGGAATTTCAGCTAAGCGGTTATTAATAGTTTTTTCCAGCCATGCTTCAGCTTTTTCCAAATAACCTTCGGGCACTGGAATTAAGCCAATTTTCCCTTTTTTTATTTTTAACTCAATTGTCTGATCATCCTTTCTTTCCACTAAAACCCGAGTCCAGACCGGCACCTTAAGAGGTTTATTTAAAAAAGCAGATAACTCAAGACCACCTTCAATCATTTTTACCTGTAAAGAACGGCCCGGGTGATCTTCTGGAAAAGAATACTGAAGCAGTGAAGTAATTTCCTCCTGAGTCGGCTGCAAACTCAAAGAAACCTGATCCTTATATTCTTTCTGGCTAAAAGGATGACTATTAGCCTCGAGATTTATTTTTAGCCCGGTTTTTTGTAAAAAGTTTTGCCTTATTTCCTGGCTGGAATTTACTTTAAGATCCTTAGCCTGGGCGGTTGAAAAAATATGAGAAAGACCCGGTATTTTGTATAAACCGGTCAGACCGATTAAAACTAATGGTATTAAAATAATGATCAGACCGAAAACCAGCCAAAGCCATTTTTTTGACTTTTGCTTTTTTTCCGGTTTAATTGGATTAATATCTGACTTATTCTCTAGTCTCATTTTTTTTATTTATTTGTTTATCAATAGTGCCAATCAGCTCATGAGGACTGGTTTTAGCTTTGACAAAATACCCGGAAGCCCCCAAAGCCAAGGCTCTTTTTATAGATTCTTTATCTTCAATATTAGTCAGCATAATAATAGGTATGTTTTTGGTTTTGTCTTCTTTTTTGACAAATTGCAAAAAATCAAAGCCGTTAATTTTCGGAATTCGAATATCCAACAAAACTAAATCAGGAAAATTTTGTTTAATTTTTTTTAAACCCTCTTCGCCGTCAGAAGCTGAGCTAGTTTTGAAGTTAGCTTCTTGTAATATTTTTTTTAAAGCAAAGACCTCGGTGGGTTCGTCTTCAATAATTAATATTTTTTTATCAGCCATTTTTTATAACCTTTTTTATTTTATTAATAAAATCATCCAAATTAAATTCAGTCTTTATTAGATAATCTTTAGCCCCCAGCTTAAGTCCTTTTTCAATATCACCTTTTTTGCTTAAATTAGACATAATCACCACCGGAATATCTCTATATTTATCATTTTCCTTAATTTCCTTTAAAAAATCATAACCACTCATTTGGGGAAGAATAATATCCAAGACGATTAAATCAGGCTCATCTTTCTCCAGAGCCTCTAAAGCTTTTTCTCCGGAATCAACTGTGGTAATTGAATACCCATCAACGGTTAGACGAGCCTTAAGAGCGTAGAGTAAAGCCGCTTCATCCTCGATTATTAATATTTTTTTTGATTTCATAATTTTAGATTTAATATTTAT
This sequence is a window from Patescibacteria group bacterium. Protein-coding genes within it:
- a CDS encoding DUF3800 domain-containing protein, with translation MTRIFLDESGDLGFSKRSSDWFIITMVITNYHRSVEKCVKKVHRGLKKKYKRVGELHAYHSDSMTKKRVLRNLSEIYDLNVLSIILNKKKVHIDLQNQKNYLYNYTANILLDRLNKKKVLPENRQINIYIDQKETNKFLKKNFLDDLRKSLAKWENKQFDIKIKPSHTEKCLQAVDFISWAIFRKYESNDYEFYEIIKNKIIGENLLFP
- the cysS gene encoding cysteine--tRNA ligase, translating into MFKLYNSLSRKKENFKPLKKKKVTMYSCGPTVYAKPHIGNLSAFLAADLLKRYLIYSGYQVNQAMNLTDVDDKTIKGSMQAGVNLETYTQPFIEAFFQDIKALNMQPADYYPKATEFIGSIVDMVKTLLDKNYAYQGDDGSIYYKVKKFKNYGQLVNLKKQKLKSGARVLHDNYDKKEVADFALWKAWSPQDGDVFWETELGKGRPGWHIECSAMSTSLLGPSIDLHTGAIDLKFPHHSNEIAQSEAATGKRFVKYWVHRSYLRMGQEKMSKSLGNVLNLEEIIKQGFSARDFRYLVLTNHYRTPLVFTKTAMKSAKNSLKKFDEFTERLNNLSAAKSDFDLRKYLDKIKEDFEKYMDDDLNTPRAMAVIFRFIKKINKEIDNKNISQNEGQRIIKFLKEIDQIWGFIFWGHDKKRKLSSEEKELLEKRDQARKKRNFEESDKIRDQLAEKGIEVRDTQEGEQVWQFRG
- a CDS encoding response regulator, which codes for MADKKILIIEDEPTEVFALKKILQEANFKTSSASDGEEGLKKIKQNFPDLVLLDIRIPKINGFDFLQFVKKEDKTKNIPIIMLTNIEDKESIKRALALGASGYFVKAKTSPHELIGTIDKQINKKNETRE
- a CDS encoding response regulator, which gives rise to MKSKKILIIEDEAALLYALKARLTVDGYSITTVDSGEKALEALEKDEPDLIVLDIILPQMSGYDFLKEIKENDKYRDIPVVIMSNLSKKGDIEKGLKLGAKDYLIKTEFNLDDFINKIKKVIKNG